The sequence TTGCTGCTAAGCGTAGCGACCGTGAGACATCTAATGGTTGTGTACTCGTTAAGAGCGTTGATGGCTTCGCTGCTATGATCGCCCTGAAGTGTGAGACCGACTTCGTTGCTAACGGTGCCGATTTCATTGCTCTTACTCAGAGCATCCTCGACGCTGCTATTGCTGCTAAGGCTAAGGATATTGAGGCTGTTAAGGAGCTTACTCTGGCCGACGGTCAGAAGGTTCAGGACGCAGTTACTCAGCGCTCTGGTATCACCGGTGAGAAGATGGAGCTGGATGGCTACCTGACTCTCGAGGGTGAGAACATTGAGATCTACAACCACATGGCAAAGAACACTCTCTGCACCATGGTTCAGACCAACAAGCCCGCTGCCGAGCAGGGTCACCTGGTAGCTATGCAGGTTGCTGCTATGAAGCCAGTAGCTCTCGACGCTCAGAGCATCGATCCAAAGATTCTCGACGAGGAGTACAAGACTGCTGTTGAGAAGTCAAAGCTCGAGCAGGTTCAGAAGTTCGTTGATATGAAGCTCAAGAAGGCTGGTTTGAACCCCAACCTGGTTGATTCTGAGGATCACATCGAGAGCAACATGTCTAAGGGCTGGCTTACACAGGAGCAGGCCGACGAGGCTCGCAAGATCATTGCTGATGCAAAGGTTGAGGGCGAGGCTAACCTGAAGATGCCAATGATTGAGGGTATCGCTAAGGGTCGTGTTGAGAAGTTCAAGAAGGAGAACTGCCTGGTTGACCAGGAGTTCCAGTTCGGCGACGGCGACAAGGCTACTGTTGCTCAGTGGCTCGCTAAGCAGGACAAGGATCTGAAGATCGTTGCCTTCCAGCGCTTCACACTCGTTGCTGACTAATTCATTTAGCAATATAGACAGGATCGGCATTGCGAAAGCAGTGCCGATTTTTTATGAGACTATGAGAAAAGTAATAGGAATAGGAGAAACTATACTGGACATCATCTTCCGCGACGATCAGCCTATTGGTGCTGTGCCTGGCGGTTCGATGTTCAACGGACTGATATCGCTTGGTCGTAGCGGCGTAGATGCGGCTTTTATCAGCGAAACGGGCAACGACCGTGTGGGGCGTCGCATCATCAGTTTCCTGGAGGATAATCATGTTGATGCCTCGAACATCAGCGTGTATCCCGAGGCCAAATCGCCCGTATCTCTGGCATTTCTGAACGAGAACAACGATGCCGAGTATATCTTTTATAAGGATCATCCCCACGACCGCCTGGAGTTTATCACGCCCGATATCCAGCCTAACGATGTGGTGATGTTTGGCTCGTTCTATGCCATCAACCCTGTTATCCGTCCACAGATGCTGGCATTCCTGCAGTATGCACACGAGCAGGGCGCCATTCTTTACTACGATGTAAACTATCGTGCGTCGCATCTCAAGGATCTGGTGAAGGTT is a genomic window of Xylanibacter ruminicola 23 containing:
- the tsf gene encoding translation elongation factor Ts, which codes for MAISIDDIKKLRAMTGAGLADVKKALTEAEGDFDKAKELLRERGLAIAAKRSDRETSNGCVLVKSVDGFAAMIALKCETDFVANGADFIALTQSILDAAIAAKAKDIEAVKELTLADGQKVQDAVTQRSGITGEKMELDGYLTLEGENIEIYNHMAKNTLCTMVQTNKPAAEQGHLVAMQVAAMKPVALDAQSIDPKILDEEYKTAVEKSKLEQVQKFVDMKLKKAGLNPNLVDSEDHIESNMSKGWLTQEQADEARKIIADAKVEGEANLKMPMIEGIAKGRVEKFKKENCLVDQEFQFGDGDKATVAQWLAKQDKDLKIVAFQRFTLVAD
- a CDS encoding carbohydrate kinase family protein encodes the protein MRKVIGIGETILDIIFRDDQPIGAVPGGSMFNGLISLGRSGVDAAFISETGNDRVGRRIISFLEDNHVDASNISVYPEAKSPVSLAFLNENNDAEYIFYKDHPHDRLEFITPDIQPNDVVMFGSFYAINPVIRPQMLAFLQYAHEQGAILYYDVNYRASHLKDLVKVTANILENFELADIIKGSSEDFENMYNKTGADSVYRSQIDFYCKNFIYTQGAQPIEFRAQGGLARQYPVAAIQTVSTIGAGDNFNAGFVYGLLKYGVTRDMLHEGVDAAIWDKVIAEAQQFAANVCGSINNSVDTAFGDAKKAEYQAALAAME